CCCAGCGATAGCGGAACAATTTGTTGAAGCGCCCGGCATGGATATCCATCGCGGCGCGGTCAGCGGGAAAATTGTCGGTCAGCGCGCGCAGCGACAGTTCGATGAGCACGATCGCCGAGGCTTCGAGCGGCTCGATGAACCCCGCCGCCAGCCCGATCGACAGGCAGTTTCTTTCCCAGAAACGCGCGCGGTGCCCGGTGCGAAAACTGATATGCTTGAACGGCACCCCGAACGCCTTCGTCTCCGGCACCGCTCCGGGCAATTCGCGCGCGATATAGTCGCGCAGGACCGCCTCCGCCCGCTCGGCGTCCATGAAGCGGCTCGAATAGACGCAGCCGATGCCGCGCCGCGACGGCAGGCCGATGTCCCAGATCCATCCCGCTTCGTGCGCGGTCGCGATCGTCTGCGACGCGATGGGGCTGCCCGGCGGCACCGGCACCTGCGACGCGATCGCGCGGTCGTTGAAGGCATGATCGCTGCGATCGATCCAGTCGACCCCCAGCGCGTCGCCGATCAGCAGCCCCTTGAAGCCGCTGCAATCGATGAACAGATCGCCCGCGATCTCCCGGCCGCTGCGCGTCGTCAGCGCCGCGATGTCGCCGTTGTCGCTATGCCGGACGCCGGTGACATGGTCGAGGATATGGGTGATCAGCGGGCTCTGCTTCGCATGTCGCGCGAGCAAGGCACCGAATTTCTCCGTCGCAAAGTGATAGGCATAGTTGGTCGCGCCCTGATAGTCGGGCATCGAGCGCTGGCGCGGCGCGAGGTGGAGATTGCACACCGCCGCCTGCGCGCTCATCGCCGCGGCGAAAGGCTGGTCGGACGCCGAAACCTGCCAGGCGGCAAGCAACTCGCCGGTCGGCAGCGCCGGCGGCGTGGTGAAGGGATGAAGGTAGCTGTCGCCCGCCGAACCATCGACCCAGCCATCGAAGCGTGACGCCTGCTTGAACGCCCCGTCGCACGCGGCAAGAAACTCGCTCTCGTCGAGGCCGATCGTCGCCAGCGTCGTCCGGATCGTCGGCCAGGTGCCTTCGCCGACACCGACGATCGGCACATCGGGTGCCTCGACCAGCGTGATCGAGAGCGGCGCCGCCTTCGCGCGGCGCGAACCCGCGATCAGTGCTGCCGCCAGCCAGCCGGCGGTCCCCCCGCCGACGATGACAACCCTCTCCACCAAGTCGCTCATTGCACCCGATCCTAGGCCCGCGATGGCGCCGCGTCACGCAAAAGAGCCGCACCCGGCGCGGGCGCGGCTCTCTCGCCAGGGGGACTGGCTGACAAAGCCCGTCCTAGAAGCTGAACCTCACCCCGGCCGCATAGCGGGCAAAGCCGGGCGATGCGAAGGTCACGTTGTTCGTGTGCCGAAGGTGTCCGCGCCGGCTTTCCCCGGTCAGGTTGATCGCCTCGACGAAGGCCGTCAGGCCGGGCATGAACTCGTAACTCGCGCTGGCGTCGATCTGCCAATATTCCTCGATATAGGTCGGGTTGGCGCCCGTCTGTGAGAGGAACTTGTCGCGCCAGTTCCATGCGACGCGCGCCTGGATCGGCCCCTTGTCGTAATAAAGGACGGCGTTCGCACTGTCGCTGAGACCGGTCAGCGCGAACTGCGTCACCGACGACGGCTGCGTATTGTCATAAGTCGCACTGCCGTTGACGATCGTATAGTTCAGGATAACGCCGAAGCCGGTATCCCAGAAGCTGTGCTGGAGCGCGAACTCCCATCCGTTGAGCGATGCGGTCTGGTCGCTGTTGACCGGCTGGGTCACCTCGAAATTCACCAACGGATCGCCGGCTGCCGCATGGATGACCCCGGTAAAGGGCGTGTTCCCGCCACCGCCGGTGATCGTCACCGAGTCGGGGAAATTCTCGAAGATATATTGCCGAATGTCGCCGACGGTCGCACCGGTTCCCAGTGCCGCAATTGCCGCCTGCCACCGGGGCCCGTTGACCGGGGTGGTCAATCCGAAGG
The Sphingopyxis macrogoltabida genome window above contains:
- a CDS encoding tryptophan halogenase family protein, whose amino-acid sequence is MSDLVERVVIVGGGTAGWLAAALIAGSRRAKAAPLSITLVEAPDVPIVGVGEGTWPTIRTTLATIGLDESEFLAACDGAFKQASRFDGWVDGSAGDSYLHPFTTPPALPTGELLAAWQVSASDQPFAAAMSAQAAVCNLHLAPRQRSMPDYQGATNYAYHFATEKFGALLARHAKQSPLITHILDHVTGVRHSDNGDIAALTTRSGREIAGDLFIDCSGFKGLLIGDALGVDWIDRSDHAFNDRAIASQVPVPPGSPIASQTIATAHEAGWIWDIGLPSRRGIGCVYSSRFMDAERAEAVLRDYIARELPGAVPETKAFGVPFKHISFRTGHRARFWERNCLSIGLAAGFIEPLEASAIVLIELSLRALTDNFPADRAAMDIHAGRFNKLFRYRWDRIVEFLKLHYVLSRRDEPYWRAHRDPAHIPPHLAELLELWRGQPPSAWDFPYVDEIFSAQSHQYILYGMGFPAPAGWPASDRALAALAEMRQRARTLAAGLPTNRLYLDTLADDRAAAEQKEAAE